The genomic segment ATCCAATTAATAAGCATATAAATTAAGTGTATAAATTTTTATTTCTCTGTCAAGATACACTTAAAGCTCTTATTATTGAATAAGATAAATAGGGCTTGACATCTTAGTTGAAAAGCATATAGTAAAAGCATTAAAAATTTTAAAAAGGAGGATTTATGAATAAATTGTTAAAATTTTTTACTGCAGCATTTATCTTAGGGATTAGTTGTAAAGGGCCTGAAATTACAGGTGGGAACATTCATCTTCAAGAAGGAAGACCTGATAGGGCTATTGAACAGTATAAAAAATCAATAGAGAAAGAACCTAATAACACAACTCCAGTTGTTGGGGTATCAGTAGCTTCTTATATGAAAAAAGCTTATAAAGATGCAGTTTTATATCTTGAAAAGGCAATCGATATGGATAAAGAGAAGACGGAGAAAGATCTTAGAGATTATGAAAAGCTTTTAAATACAAAGTATTTGAAATGGCAGATTTATTATAATGGAGCTGTTGAAAATTACAACGAGAATCCCAATAAAGGAATTGAGCTTGCAAAAAAATCTTTAGATGTTTCTGACCCCGAAAAGGTTTCTTTAAGTTACTGTCTTTTGGGAAGAATGGTTTTAAATATGGGAAAAGTGGATGAAGCAGAGAAGTATTATGAAGAAGCAATTAAAGTTTATAAAAATAATGTTGAACCCTACATATACTTAGGCAGATATTATTTAACAACAAAAGAGACAGAAAAAGCCCTTAAGTATTTTAATGAAGCCTTGAAAGTGGATTCTACAAAGGTTGAGGTTTATGAACTAATTGGGCAAGCTTATCTTCTTAAGAAAGATTATAAAGGAGCAATAAAATCGTTAGAAGGAGCGTTGAAAGTTATTGGAGAAAAACCCACAATTTTTTACAACCTTATGGTTGCACATTATGAAAGTGAGAACTACGATGAGGGAATAAAGAA from the candidate division WOR-3 bacterium genome contains:
- a CDS encoding tetratricopeptide repeat protein; its protein translation is MNKLLKFFTAAFILGISCKGPEITGGNIHLQEGRPDRAIEQYKKSIEKEPNNTTPVVGVSVASYMKKAYKDAVLYLEKAIDMDKEKTEKDLRDYEKLLNTKYLKWQIYYNGAVENYNENPNKGIELAKKSLDVSDPEKVSLSYCLLGRMVLNMGKVDEAEKYYEEAIKVYKNNVEPYIYLGRYYLTTKETEKALKYFNEALKVDSTKVEVYELIGQAYLLKKDYKGAIKSLEGALKVIGEKPTIFYNLMVAHYESENYDEGIKNGKKVIEKGGVDPTVLNNTYNLIGQMYIKKNEYKEAINLMKECIDKGINDCNAYSLMAQAYYKLGQIKESSLWSKKWEECEKNK